GTCAATATGGTCAAAAAGGTGTTCGTGCATAAAATACCAATAACTCTGCACGTGTTCTTTTGGCATAGGATAGTACTCGTCGAGATTGAAAGTAATCACGTTTTTAAAAGAAAGCCCTTCTTCTTTGTGCATGCGCACCAGCTCACGATAAACGCCGATCGGACTGGAGCCGGTAGCCAGTCCTAAAACACAGGTTTCGCCGTTTTTATTCTTTTCACGGATGAGATCCGCAATGATTTCTGCTGTTTTTTTTGACCCCAGTTCCGGCGTTTCGTAAACTTCCGTAAAAAGCTTTTCGTACTTCCGTTCAAGACGTTCTTTGACTTCCAGTTTTTTTTCGTTCATCATTTTACTTGATTAATTTTTGGTTTTGTGCGTCAAAATAAAGGGCAGCAGCACCCAATACCGCAATGTCTTCCTGTTCGGAAGGAACAATTTTCAGCTTTTTTATCGTGTGCTTATAAGGGAATGTGCGTATTCTCTCCCACATACTTTTTTCAAAATAAGAGAACGCTTTGGAGATAAAGCCACCAATAACAACAATTTCCGGATCTACTGAAAAAAGAATCGTTTTTATCAGCATCCCTAAATCATATCCGTATTGTTCAAAAATGGCACGGGCAATTTTATCTTTTTTGTCGGCCCGGCGGATGAGCGTATGGGCTGACAATCCGAATTTATACTCAAAATAAGCATCATTCAGGTAATATTCATATGTTTCATCCCGATAGGGAATATCGCCAAATTCACCGGCACCACAATTGGTTCCTGAGTAAAGATGACCTTTGAATATCACGCCGGCTCCCACTCCGGCTCCAAGAACAAGTCCAACGCTGTTTTCATACCCTTCGGCCTTTCCGAAATAAGTTTCTCCAATGGCAAAACAGTTGGCATCGTTGTTCACATAAACTTTTACGCCAAAATGATCTTCCAGAATTTCACGGATATGCACTTCGCGCCACGATGGAATATTCTGCACCCGGTACACAATTCCTTTGTCCACATCCACCAAGCTGGGGACACCAATTCCTATACCGGCTATTTCATCATCGAAAACGTCGTTAATTACTCCAAAAACTTCTGAAAGAATTTCATCTTCAGATCCTTTATTATTGATCTTCCGGGTAATACTCTTT
The sequence above is drawn from the Candidatus Sulfidibacterium hydrothermale genome and encodes:
- a CDS encoding ROK family protein gives rise to the protein MQKAVIGISFGGKTLIAGKVKNGKIEKSITRKINNKGSEDEILSEVFGVINDVFDDEIAGIGIGVPSLVDVDKGIVYRVQNIPSWREVHIREILEDHFGVKVYVNNDANCFAIGETYFGKAEGYENSVGLVLGAGVGAGVIFKGHLYSGTNCGAGEFGDIPYRDETYEYYLNDAYFEYKFGLSAHTLIRRADKKDKIARAIFEQYGYDLGMLIKTILFSVDPEIVVIGGFISKAFSYFEKSMWERIRTFPYKHTIKKLKIVPSEQEDIAVLGAAALYFDAQNQKLIK